From Campylobacter concisus ATCC 51562, one genomic window encodes:
- a CDS encoding sel1 repeat family protein, with translation MPVFRVLLVLCFGVVFSYAKVCEDYYYKLLEYETRQISMFKTAHKNATDDELWNIAAKECEGNKPTTIPSCIYLYKNILKQNFENKNVSKINILNVLDTIAAFYIAEAKNQIKDTEKNFINYKIIIIAQDEEKVAKALYDGGYFTKEQYKTLSDLSEALLTVYTISACPNKYDASKPQPFVPDDKINDACLCIFKQQLLIKDEDYLTATKINELLCKQYKDGGSCLLVGVAYKEGLGVRFDILKAKEFFGLACDYGSQDGCSKYKALSY, from the coding sequence ATGCCAGTATTTAGAGTCTTGTTGGTTTTATGTTTTGGTGTTGTTTTTTCTTATGCTAAAGTTTGTGAGGATTATTACTATAAGCTCCTAGAATATGAGACCAGACAAATATCAATGTTTAAAACAGCCCATAAAAATGCTACAGATGATGAACTTTGGAATATTGCAGCCAAGGAATGCGAGGGAAATAAACCGACAACAATCCCCTCATGCATATATCTCTATAAAAATATTCTGAAACAAAATTTTGAGAATAAAAATGTATCTAAAATTAACATCTTAAATGTGTTAGACACTATTGCTGCTTTTTATATAGCAGAGGCTAAGAACCAAATAAAAGATACTGAAAAAAATTTTATAAACTATAAAATTATTATAATCGCACAAGATGAGGAAAAAGTAGCGAAAGCATTGTATGATGGTGGATATTTTACAAAAGAGCAATATAAGACACTAAGTGATCTCAGTGAGGCCTTACTAACAGTTTATACAATTAGTGCTTGCCCTAACAAATACGACGCAAGCAAGCCGCAACCTTTTGTCCCAGATGATAAAATAAATGATGCTTGTTTGTGTATTTTTAAACAACAATTACTCATAAAAGACGAGGATTATTTAACGGCCACAAAAATCAATGAACTTTTGTGCAAACAATATAAAGATGGTGGATCTTGCCTCTTGGTGGGGGTAGCATACAAAGAAGGGCTTGGTGTTAGGTTTGACATTTTAAAAGCAAAAGAATTCTTTGGACTAGCTTGCGATTATGGCAGCCAAGACGGATGTTCTAAATACAAGGCTTTATCTTATTAG
- a CDS encoding DNA adenine methylase, with protein sequence MNTFNAAPLPFQGQKRNFIKQFRELIKDEFRAYRNGIFIDAFGGSGLLSHNIKQIYPNARVIYNDYDNYSERLANIETTNEILQTIEPITKKYKKNEKVSEEDREKIIKIIDEYIKRGYFIDWLTLSSNLLFSAKYAHNKDEFKKEKTFFATSPKMPLYQKNSYLKGVEIAHKEAMELIKEFENKDVVLVLDPPYLQTNKAGYKCFWGLRDFLKLIRLVREPFIFFSSENSDILPYIDDLVEYGDEAFKGYSLKQARLNNNNEQAKIDYMIYKSGSRGLF encoded by the coding sequence ATGAATACATTTAACGCTGCCCCTTTGCCATTTCAAGGACAAAAAAGAAACTTTATTAAGCAATTTAGAGAGCTTATAAAAGACGAGTTTAGAGCATACCGAAATGGAATTTTTATCGACGCCTTTGGTGGCTCTGGACTACTTAGTCACAATATAAAACAAATTTATCCTAATGCAAGGGTAATTTATAACGACTACGATAATTACAGCGAGAGGCTGGCAAATATAGAGACAACAAACGAGATTTTACAGACAATAGAGCCTATCACAAAAAAATATAAAAAGAATGAAAAAGTAAGTGAGGAGGATAGAGAAAAAATTATAAAAATCATAGATGAGTATATAAAGAGAGGATATTTTATCGACTGGCTAACGCTCAGCTCAAACCTTCTTTTTAGTGCCAAATATGCTCATAATAAAGATGAATTTAAAAAAGAGAAAACATTTTTTGCAACCAGCCCAAAAATGCCTTTATATCAAAAAAATAGTTATTTAAAAGGCGTTGAGATAGCCCACAAAGAAGCAATGGAGCTGATAAAAGAATTTGAAAATAAAGATGTTGTATTGGTTTTAGACCCACCATATTTACAAACAAATAAAGCAGGCTATAAATGCTTTTGGGGGCTACGCGACTTCTTAAAGCTAATTAGACTAGTGCGAGAACCTTTTATATTTTTCTCAAGTGAAAATAGCGACATTTTGCCATACATAGACGACCTAGTAGAGTATGGCGATGAAGCTTTTAAGGGGTACAGTCTGAAACAAGCAAGGTTAAATAATAATAATGAACAAGCGAAGATTGATTATATGATTTATAAGAGCGGATCAAGGGGGCTATTTTGA
- a CDS encoding helix-turn-helix domain-containing protein yields MERAKMSDNLQNGYAVCFNSWLFDERIQNELRLLILISSLSAKEGYCYASNEYLGEKLGKSKDWASSGVTKLKNLGYIEVELQKFGAVVTNRKIKIVALENAARPRTGNPTSADGENQVADGKSNVREREIQRPPYNVCARMNNTSNNQLQALKLQAFNNTPLPPKPSLPDFLDPALWEQYLAYKKERREKLTQKGIEMKFSEWAKWANDGIDVNECLREAMRNEWQGVFKPKPSYGVKATSGTQGVSDDNPHGLKQGTLNTMAAFKELAKEMIKNGRSDLVGDFQ; encoded by the coding sequence TTGGAAAGGGCTAAGATGAGCGATAATTTACAAAATGGGTATGCCGTTTGTTTTAACTCTTGGCTATTTGATGAAAGGATACAAAACGAGCTTAGGCTGTTGATCTTAATATCCTCCTTGTCAGCAAAAGAGGGCTATTGTTACGCGTCTAACGAGTATTTAGGCGAGAAATTGGGCAAGTCTAAAGATTGGGCTAGCTCTGGTGTAACAAAATTAAAAAATCTAGGTTACATCGAGGTTGAATTGCAAAAATTCGGCGCGGTAGTAACTAATCGAAAAATTAAGATCGTAGCCCTAGAAAACGCAGCTCGTCCGCGAACGGGAAATCCAACGTCCGCCGACGGAGAAAATCAGGTCGCCGACGGAAAATCCAACGTCCGCGAACGGGAAATCCAACGTCCGCCATATAATGTATGCGCGCGAATGAATAATACAAGCAATAATCAATTACAAGCCTTAAAATTACAAGCTTTTAACAATACCCCCTTACCCCCTAAACCGAGTTTGCCTGATTTTCTCGACCCTGCACTTTGGGAGCAATACCTAGCCTACAAGAAAGAGCGCAGGGAAAAATTGACACAAAAGGGTATCGAGATGAAATTTAGCGAGTGGGCTAAGTGGGCGAACGATGGTATAGACGTCAATGAGTGCCTAAGAGAAGCGATGCGTAATGAGTGGCAAGGGGTGTTTAAGCCAAAGCCTAGTTACGGCGTAAAGGCGACTAGTGGCACGCAAGGAGTAAGCGATGATAACCCTCACGGACTAAAACAAGGCACGCTAAACACAATGGCGGCATTTAAGGAGCTAGCTAAAGAAATGATAAAAAATGGGCGAAGTGACTTAGTAGGAGATTTTCAATGA
- a CDS encoding thermonuclease family protein has translation MSIKQPLIVRLLLILTPLISLTAEQSKVVKISDGDTITVLSGKEQTKVRLYGIDAPEKKQDYGQRSRQFLASLIAGQVVEVEPKGKDRYKRTLGIIYYKGQDINAQMVLNGYAWAYVKYSRIYVDQEKTARENKRGLWQSSNPTPPWVWRKR, from the coding sequence ATGAGTATAAAACAACCACTAATAGTACGACTACTATTAATATTAACGCCTCTGATCTCGCTAACTGCCGAGCAAAGTAAAGTCGTAAAAATATCTGACGGCGACACTATCACTGTACTAAGTGGCAAAGAGCAAACAAAGGTCAGACTATATGGCATTGACGCACCTGAGAAAAAGCAAGACTACGGACAACGATCAAGGCAATTTTTGGCTAGCCTAATCGCAGGGCAAGTGGTAGAAGTAGAGCCAAAGGGAAAAGATAGATATAAACGCACACTAGGCATTATTTACTATAAAGGGCAAGATATAAACGCTCAAATGGTGCTAAATGGCTACGCTTGGGCTTACGTTAAATACTCGAGAATATATGTAGATCAAGAGAAAACAGCACGTGAGAATAAACGTGGGCTTTGGCAGAGCAGTAATCCTACTCCGCCGTGGGTGTGGAGAAAACGCTAA
- a CDS encoding XRE family transcriptional regulator, which produces MKEFKDKLSDLLKERGINTIQFADILGISQPLVSQWLAGEKKTKKYLLPLAKFSGYPIAYWLDDTIEKPTEAHKYADNISSNSTKTVYIPFYKDGVVSAGRGAENDDFGEPELLPFNPNDLKIMFNVSPHAKLGIVPCFGNSMEPTIKESDLVVFCDDINQIEGAIYVCKYENEIFIKRIKKRPTLALISDNKDYEPIIIEEELNVEILGRVVGCYAINSKRI; this is translated from the coding sequence ATGAAAGAATTTAAAGATAAATTGTCAGATTTACTAAAAGAAAGAGGTATAAATACTATACAATTTGCCGATATTTTAGGCATTTCACAGCCTTTAGTTAGCCAGTGGTTAGCTGGAGAAAAGAAGACAAAAAAATATTTATTGCCACTGGCTAAATTTTCAGGCTATCCGATCGCTTATTGGCTAGACGATACCATAGAAAAACCGACAGAAGCCCATAAATATGCAGATAATATCTCTTCTAACAGTACCAAAACCGTGTATATCCCTTTTTATAAAGACGGGGTGGTTTCTGCAGGTCGTGGCGCCGAAAACGACGATTTTGGCGAACCTGAATTGCTGCCTTTTAACCCAAACGATTTAAAAATTATGTTTAATGTTAGCCCGCACGCAAAACTAGGCATTGTCCCTTGTTTTGGTAACTCAATGGAGCCGACTATTAAAGAAAGCGACTTGGTTGTTTTTTGTGATGATATAAACCAAATAGAGGGCGCTATTTATGTTTGCAAATATGAAAATGAAATATTTATAAAAAGAATAAAAAAACGTCCTACATTGGCGTTAATAAGTGACAATAAGGACTACGAGCCAATAATTATAGAGGAAGAGCTAAACGTCGAAATTTTAGGGCGTGTTGTTGGTTGTTATGCAATAAACTCTAAACGAATTTAA
- a CDS encoding DUF6475 domain-containing protein, protein MTIQEFYGVFMPTVEYYGANLSKAVIALYFEDLMGYEASELAAALKLVRQTRKYPTMPTSAEILEALNGDEGDKAQKALDELAYAIRRYGPYRSVCFKDGAIMSVVRARGGWVKVCNLEGQDWENFKKWDFAKLYKIYAKTPQICPDYLIGESEANNGFNGVGGNEPVYFIGGDNDGKFMGVAKFKALTAQKSPIKSIVAGVIKRIGA, encoded by the coding sequence ATGACGATACAAGAATTTTACGGCGTATTTATGCCAACAGTGGAGTATTACGGAGCAAATTTAAGCAAAGCCGTGATTGCACTTTATTTTGAGGACCTAATGGGTTATGAGGCGAGCGAATTAGCCGCGGCACTAAAACTAGTCAGACAAACGCGAAAATATCCTACGATGCCTACATCGGCGGAAATTTTAGAAGCGCTCAACGGAGACGAGGGCGACAAAGCGCAAAAAGCGTTAGACGAGTTAGCTTACGCGATAAGACGCTACGGACCTTATCGTAGCGTGTGCTTTAAAGACGGAGCGATAATGTCAGTAGTGCGTGCTAGGGGTGGCTGGGTAAAGGTTTGCAACCTAGAAGGGCAAGACTGGGAGAATTTTAAAAAGTGGGACTTTGCCAAGCTTTATAAGATTTACGCGAAAACCCCGCAAATTTGTCCCGATTATCTAATCGGTGAGAGCGAGGCGAATAATGGCTTTAACGGCGTAGGCGGAAACGAGCCGGTATATTTTATCGGCGGAGATAACGACGGCAAGTTTATGGGCGTGGCTAAATTTAAAGCCCTAACGGCGCAAAAATCGCCCATTAAGTCGATAGTGGCGGGTGTGATAAAAAGGATCGGCGCGTAA
- a CDS encoding DUF736 family protein: MNVGYFKNQTFKAQDGKEVKFIGGMINIPFLRPIECGLIPTPDEELAKNQNAPIYKIVLFKPKKYEGARQIIGGIWNAVSNDGKTNYFRGHIETPLVAGGRVYLALFSPKEPNGLMFEATWSAPKRNNNSHTPQASESASDEIDVSQYCDSDEIPF, from the coding sequence ATGAACGTAGGCTATTTTAAAAATCAAACTTTCAAAGCCCAAGACGGCAAAGAAGTAAAATTTATAGGGGGTATGATAAATATCCCCTTTTTACGCCCTATTGAGTGTGGGCTGATCCCAACTCCTGATGAAGAGCTAGCTAAAAATCAAAACGCACCAATATATAAAATCGTGCTTTTTAAGCCTAAAAAATACGAGGGGGCAAGGCAAATTATAGGTGGCATTTGGAACGCAGTAAGCAACGACGGAAAAACAAACTATTTTAGGGGGCATATAGAAACGCCTCTAGTAGCTGGCGGACGTGTTTATTTAGCATTATTTAGCCCAAAAGAGCCTAACGGACTAATGTTTGAAGCCACATGGAGCGCACCAAAAAGAAATAATAACTCCCATACTCCACAAGCTAGCGAGAGTGCAAGCGATGAAATAGATGTGAGCCAATATTGCGATAGCGATGAAATACCATTTTAA
- a CDS encoding Panacea domain-containing protein: MKAMDLAGHVVNRCIDLDMPVSNLKLQKMLYFLEINFLINFDKKLIDEDFEAWQYGPVLKDVYDKYSFFAASSIRIRQEPENDLPEEYKNSIINNIDHLAKIDAWALVEYSHRDNTPWSKIYRDGAGNHQKIPNELLREYAQNIKNEKE; the protein is encoded by the coding sequence ATGAAAGCGATGGATTTAGCGGGACACGTAGTCAATAGATGCATTGATTTGGATATGCCAGTTAGTAATTTAAAGCTCCAAAAAATGCTTTACTTTTTAGAGATAAATTTTTTAATTAATTTTGATAAAAAACTAATCGATGAAGATTTTGAAGCTTGGCAATATGGGCCAGTTCTAAAAGATGTTTACGATAAATACTCTTTTTTCGCGGCCAGCTCGATAAGAATTAGACAAGAGCCGGAAAACGATTTGCCTGAAGAGTATAAAAATTCGATTATAAACAATATCGACCATTTAGCAAAAATAGATGCGTGGGCATTAGTAGAGTATAGTCATAGAGACAACACCCCGTGGAGTAAAATATATCGCGACGGGGCAGGCAATCATCAAAAAATTCCAAATGAGCTACTAAGAGAATATGCGCAAAATATAAAGAATGAGAAAGAATAA
- a CDS encoding PD-(D/E)XK nuclease-like domain-containing protein, whose translation MLSNKEYHARPEISKSDLDLLARSPLHFKMKNELRSEPTKALLLGSAVHKLVLEPKDFSNEFSVEPDVDKRTKEGKEIYNNFLENLGDKTSLDLDIFGSAVEIANSVNSMRETAIFLKDGLAEQSYFSEINGVAVKCRPDFYNEKMGAVIDLKTTSDASASGFARSVASFNYHVQAAFYSDILRSLGKEVNYFLFIAVETKAPYFVGFYELDAAAIEQGRKAYLELLELYKYCKKRDEWWGYAKKDGDKIEAVQTLSLPAWKFYEQIA comes from the coding sequence ATGCTAAGCAATAAAGAATACCACGCACGCCCTGAAATATCAAAAAGTGATCTAGACCTACTAGCACGTAGCCCTTTACACTTCAAAATGAAAAATGAGCTTAGGAGTGAGCCTACAAAAGCTTTGCTCTTAGGCTCTGCGGTGCATAAGTTAGTATTAGAGCCAAAAGATTTTTCAAATGAGTTTAGCGTAGAGCCTGATGTTGATAAACGCACCAAAGAGGGCAAAGAGATCTATAACAATTTTTTAGAAAATTTAGGCGATAAAACCTCGCTTGATCTTGATATTTTTGGCTCAGCCGTAGAAATAGCAAACTCGGTTAATTCTATGCGTGAAACAGCTATATTTTTAAAAGATGGGCTAGCCGAACAAAGCTATTTTAGTGAGATAAACGGCGTAGCGGTTAAATGTCGCCCTGATTTTTATAATGAGAAAATGGGTGCAGTAATTGATCTAAAAACAACTTCTGACGCTTCGGCTAGTGGCTTTGCTAGATCAGTAGCTAGTTTTAATTATCACGTGCAAGCAGCGTTTTACAGCGACATCTTAAGAAGCTTAGGCAAAGAGGTAAATTATTTCTTGTTTATCGCCGTTGAAACAAAAGCCCCTTATTTTGTAGGGTTTTATGAACTTGATGCAGCAGCAATAGAGCAAGGTCGCAAAGCATATCTTGAATTGCTAGAACTTTACAAATATTGCAAGAAACGTGACGAGTGGTGGGGCTATGCAAAAAAAGACGGCGACAAGATAGAGGCGGTGCAAACTTTGAGCTTGCCAGCGTGGAAATTTTACGAACAGATAGCATAA
- a CDS encoding DNA cytosine methyltransferase: MKILNLFAGLGGNRKFWDDIAKEKGISIEVTAVEFDPEIAKAYAKRYPNDNVIVGDAWDYAATNYLDFDFIWASPPCQSHSRLNFCNNSRNEATRVLPDFRLYELISYLKTFCKKAFVVENVLPYYEPLIKPTTEIGRHYFWSSFALDGINTPSFRVIKHVKNADFKDFSLDEFKIKNKRQAIRNEVDYEIGKKIFERYLESR; the protein is encoded by the coding sequence ATGAAAATACTTAACCTTTTTGCAGGACTTGGTGGTAATCGCAAGTTTTGGGACGACATAGCAAAAGAAAAAGGCATAAGCATAGAAGTAACAGCCGTTGAGTTTGATCCTGAAATAGCTAAAGCTTATGCAAAACGCTATCCAAACGACAATGTGATAGTAGGCGACGCTTGGGACTATGCTGCTACAAATTACTTAGATTTTGATTTTATATGGGCTAGCCCTCCGTGCCAAAGTCACAGCAGGCTAAATTTTTGTAATAACTCACGCAATGAGGCAACGAGAGTTTTGCCAGATTTTAGGCTTTATGAGCTTATATCTTATCTTAAGACGTTTTGCAAAAAGGCTTTTGTAGTTGAGAATGTATTGCCATATTACGAGCCACTCATAAAGCCGACCACTGAGATAGGTAGGCATTATTTTTGGAGTAGTTTTGCACTTGATGGGATAAATACTCCATCCTTTAGAGTGATAAAGCACGTAAAAAATGCAGACTTTAAAGATTTTAGCTTAGACGAATTTAAGATAAAAAACAAACGTCAAGCCATAAGAAACGAAGTTGATTACGAGATAGGCAAAAAGATATTTGAACGTTACTTGGAGAGCAGATAA
- a CDS encoding recombinase RecT, translating to MNQIQPREQQARALVGSKMNQIQTIVGNDKAKASIFASAIANMANDYGLRNCSVESIVNTAMQIVQIGLNPNKLFGQAYVVPFKLKNGGETAQLQIGYKGLISLGMKNGWKFRAVAVYKCDEFKIEFNGLEDKINFTPNFDERSDDDGDWVFSHLVGVIVYAKDSNDNVFSEFVSKKKLEKLRLKSQNQSKKDKLEYIWLDWAEEMYKAKALKYVASRLPINDRLAEAVSAEDEPITKQETITPPKTGLNELLGSAEKPSKPTINQELTIQEAEVLDNAMPHDLLQSELVKRGASETEAEKLVERLSIDDATAYLNDPSSIDNLIENLKDN from the coding sequence ATGAACCAAATACAACCAAGAGAGCAACAAGCGCGAGCTTTAGTTGGCTCAAAAATGAACCAAATTCAAACAATAGTTGGCAACGATAAGGCTAAGGCTTCAATTTTTGCTAGTGCTATCGCAAATATGGCGAATGATTATGGGTTAAGAAATTGTAGCGTTGAAAGCATAGTAAATACGGCCATGCAGATAGTCCAAATAGGACTAAACCCAAATAAACTTTTCGGACAAGCTTATGTAGTGCCGTTTAAACTAAAAAATGGTGGCGAAACCGCTCAACTACAAATAGGCTACAAAGGGCTTATTAGTTTAGGTATGAAAAACGGCTGGAAGTTTAGAGCCGTAGCGGTGTATAAATGCGACGAATTTAAGATCGAGTTTAACGGACTTGAAGATAAGATAAATTTTACACCCAATTTTGACGAACGAAGCGACGATGACGGCGACTGGGTATTTAGCCATTTAGTGGGCGTGATCGTATATGCAAAAGACAGCAACGATAATGTTTTCAGTGAGTTTGTCAGTAAGAAAAAGCTCGAGAAATTACGCTTAAAAAGTCAAAACCAAAGCAAAAAAGACAAGCTTGAGTATATATGGCTAGACTGGGCGGAGGAGATGTATAAAGCCAAAGCTCTTAAATACGTTGCTTCACGCTTACCGATAAATGATCGCCTAGCCGAAGCCGTAAGCGCGGAGGACGAGCCTATCACAAAACAAGAAACTATTACACCGCCAAAAACTGGACTAAACGAGCTTTTGGGCAGTGCAGAAAAGCCAAGCAAACCAACCATCAACCAAGAGTTGACAATTCAAGAAGCCGAAGTGTTAGATAATGCAATGCCCCACGATCTACTACAAAGCGAGCTAGTAAAACGAGGCGCTAGTGAAACAGAGGCTGAAAAATTAGTTGAGAGGTTAAGCATTGATGATGCTACTGCCTATCTAAACGACCCAAGCAGTATAGACAACCTAATAGAAAATTTAAAGGATAACTAA